The Halomonas binhaiensis nucleotide sequence GAGGTGTAGGCGACAAGAAGGACGATGTAGAGTCCCTGCTGATCCAGAATGCCGACGATGCGGTGCTGGGAGCCGCCCCGGAGGATCGCGAAGAGGTCAGCCTGTTGCGTGAGCGTCTGCTCAATGCCCTGGAGAGAATGAAGAAGGGGCAGGGTGGCAAAGGGCGCAAGCGTGACCTGTTGTATCGCCTGCCTTGGTACCTGGTCATTGGTCAGCCCGCGGTAGGCAAGAGCACGTTGGTCTACCGCTCCGGCCTGGATTTTCCATTCGCCGACCGTGAAAGTGCCCGGGTTGCCGGTGTCGGTGGTACCCGTCATTGCGACTGGTTCTTCAGCAGCGAAGCCGTGTTGCTGGATACCGCTGGTCGCTATATCAGTGATGAGGAAGAAGCCGGCAAGTGGCGGGCTTTCCTTGATCTGCTCAAGCGGTATCGTCCACGCCGCCCACTCAATGGCCTGATCGTGGCCGTGAGCGCCGATGAGTTGATCGACAGTTCTGCCAGTCAGCGTGATGTACTGGCTCGCCGCCTGCGCGAGCGCATTCAGGAGACTCACGAGCTGCTGGGTACGGTACTGCCCATCTATCTGGTCTTCACCAAGAGTGACCTGATTCCTGGCTTCCGCCAGTTCCATGAGCAACTGGACCCAGCCCAGCGTGAAGAAGTGCTGGGAATGTCCTTCCCTCATCAGGACTTTGCCAATGCGGACTGGCGCCAGCGTTTCTCCACGGCGCTCAAGCGCATGGTGGTGCGTTGCCAGGCCATCGGCACGCAACGCTTGATCGAAGGTGATATCCAGCATACCCGTGCTGAACCTGCCGCATTGGAATTCCCGCTGGAGCTGCGTGCTCTGTCGCCATTGCTATCGGACTTCGTCGGCGCATTGCTGCAGTCGAACCCCTATCAGTCATCACCGCTGTTGCGTGGTTTCTATTTCACCAGTGCGCTGTCCGATGGTCAGCCGGCCCTGGGCGAACATGCGCAGAACGTCGAGCGTCGCTTCGCACTTTCCGGAGCCCGTCCTGCCAGTGCCAACCGGGATGGCAAGAGCCTGTTCGTGAAAGGGCTGTTCTCCCAGGTCATCCTGCCCGACCAGCACCTGGTCGGCCTGTATGCTGGCCCTAATGGCGCGCGTCGACGTCAGTTGCGTTGGTGCTGGGCGGCTGGTGCGGCGGCATTGGCGCTCTGTATTGCCTGGGGCGTGTCCTTCTTCCACAACGCCGACGAGCTCAGTGCCATTGACGCAACGCTGGCGCAGGCCAAGGCATCGGATACCGACCATACAGCGTATACCCAGTGGGAGACACTGGACGCCCTTCGTGGTGTGGCCCAGACCTATAGCCAACGTCATGAACAGGGGGTTCCCTGGTCCATGGGCTTTGGTCTCTATCAGGGAGATGAAGTGGAGCCAGTCATCCGTGACACCTACTTCACGCGCCTGAAACGCGACATGCTCGATCCGGTGGCGGATAACCTCAATCAGTCTCTGTTCGTGCTTCCGACCATACCGGTGTATCGCTCCGGTGAAGGCCAGCGCATGACGGCCATCGATATCGAAAGTGTCGAACCCAATGCCTTGCCGCCGGACAATTCGCCCCAGGCGCTGGCCGGGTTCGGCAATGCCACGCTGGGTACCTATCTGGAGCTGTCACGCACGCCGCGGGACAAGATCGATGCTGACTTGCTGCGGGCCCATCTGCCGGATTACTGGTATCCGTCCATCACCCAGGCCCGTGATGGTCAGCGCGACCCGCGTGATCTCGGTTATGCCAGCCGTCAGATCGACTTCTATGCCGAGCAGGTGCATGCCGATGATGTGCCTCGCATCGATGACAACGCCTTCCTCATCTCGTCGAGCCGCAATTACATCGACGGACTGCTGGATCGTTCTCTGCGCACCGTGGAAACCATCACCCTGGAATCCGACACCTTGTTCGCCTTCGGCCGTGCGGACTTTGCCGGCCTGCAGGGTGAAGGGCAGCGTCAGCTCAATCGCATTGCAGAGCGGCTCAGCAATACCCCCAATGTGGGGCGCATCACCATTACCGGGCATGCCGACCAGATTGGTTCGGCATCGGCCAACAAGCGTCTCTCGCTGGAGCGGGCGCAAACGATACGGACGTACTTGATCGGCAAGGGCCTCGCGCCTGAGCTGGTCGAAGCCGTCGGGGCTGGCAATGAACGCCCCCTGGTGCAGTGCGACGGCAGCATGAGTCGTACCGATAGGATTCGCTGTCTAGCACCGAATCGCAGGGTGGAGATTGAGGTTCGTGCACTCAACTGAGGGCAGGAACTGGCGTCATTGTCGCCAAAAGAAGGAAGTTCACCACTTCCAGGAAGTGGTCGACGACCGCAGGCCATACCTTCCGGGGCCATGGATGCCCCTGGCGGTAGCGTGCCTGGAAAAGGGCCCGACGAGTCACGGGAGTGAGTTTTCGAACTCGCCGGGCCAAGCTCATCAACATCGCAAACTAGGGAATGACACATTATGGCATTTGATGCATATCTGAAAATCGACGGTATCCCGGGCGAAAGTCTGGACGCCAACCACAAGGACTGGATCGAGCTGCTGAGCTTCGAGTTTGGCGCCAGCCAGGCCACTTCCGCGACTGCCAGCTCTGCTGGTGGTGCTTCTGCCGAGCGCGTCAACGTCAGTGACTTCGCGATTTCGAAGTTCATCGACAAGGCATCTCCTAAGCTGTTCGAGGCTTGCTGCCGCGGCCAGCACATCAAGGAGATCACGCTGCATGTCAACCGCGCTGGCGGTGATCAGGTGCGCTATCTCGAAGTGAAACTGGAAGAAGTCATCGTGTCCTCCACTGAAATGGAAGGCATGAGCAGCTTCTCCCAGAATGCTGCTGGTGGTGCTACCGATTCTGTGCACGATTCGCGTCATGATCTGCCTTCCGAGGCAATCAAGTTCAACTTCGCGCGTATCAAGGTCACCTACACCCAGCAGAAGCGTCAGGACGGCCAAGGTGGTGGCAACATCACTGGTGGCTGGGACCGTACTCGCAACCGCGTTTACTCCTGATCGTCATGCCCAAGGCCATGGGGGAAACCCCATGGCCTTCTTGCTCATGCAGTGTTTACAGGCTTGGCGAATACCTGCAACAGGCTTGGATAGCTAACGCTTGAATAGTGATGCTTTCAACAGTTGACGCCTTGAATGACCGGCGTTCTGGATCCAGGGCTGTCGCAGGTGTTTTTCAGCGCTAAACGGCAATGGCCGAGAGTCAGTGAAGAGGAATGAACATGGCCGATGAATGGGATCGCGAAGCACTGCTGGCGCCGATCGGTGACAACGGTGCCGGGGAAGATCTGAGCTTTTCGCTGCTGATGGATCAGATCAAGGAGGCGCGGCGTGCCGATCCGACTTACCTCAGTCAAGGTGAGTGGCAGGCCGATCTCAAGAAGTCCGACTGGAACGAGGTCATCGCGCTGTCCACCGATGGACTTGCCTACCAGAGCAAGGACCTGGTGCTGGCCGGATGGTTGTGCGAAGGGCTTTCTCATCGTCATCACTTCGTTGGCATGGCCTACGGCCTGGGTGTCGTCACGGCGCTGTGCGAACGTTACTGGGAGTCGCTCTTTCCGACCCTGGAGGATGGCGAAGAAGAGCGAGTGGGACGGCTGATGTGGCTGGATAACACACTGGCCGGCATGGTGGGTGATATCCCGTTGCTTGAAGGTCAGGGCTATGGCCTGAATCGCTATGAGGAGTCCCGGCAGGTCGAGAACCTGGCACGCAATGATGTCGATGCCATGGATACGGCCTTGTCGGAAGGCAAGATCAATGCCGAGATCTTTCAGCGCAGCGTGGTGCTCACCGAGACCGATTTCTTCAAGCAGCGCCATGATGAGATCCAGCGCTGTCAGCAGGCACTGGAGGCGCTCGATCAGGCCCTGACTGAACACCTCGGTGACCAGACCCCGGCCTTTACCCAACTGACGGTTGTCCTTGGCGACTGTACCCGGTTGATTGAACGTGTGCTCGGCGAACGTGGCGTCAGTCTTGGCGGCGAGTCAGGAGAAGGCAATGAGAGCGCGGCATCCAGTGTCGAAACCGCGGTAGAGCATCCGCGGGTGGCTCCCGCGGCACCGGCCAAGCAAGCGTCAGCCGGCGCGGCCTTGCGCACCGTACCGCAAAGTCGCGAAGAAGCCTTCGAAATGCTCAATGGTGTCGCCCAGTTCTTCAAGGGCAGCGAACCTCACAGCCCGGTGCCATACCTGGTCGAGCGAGCCGTTCGCTGGGGTCGCATGCCGCTGGAAGAATGGCTGCGTGATGTGATTCGTGAAGACCACATCATCGACAGTATCCGCGACACTCTGGGCACGCAGCGGCGGGATGAGGACTAAGACATGTCCGGGGCATCGATCTACGACCTGCTGCACGAGTATGAAGCGCCTGTTGTCGAGGAAGAGGAGGTTGCACCGCAGAACCTCACTTACCAGGCCGACCGGCTGTACCTGATCAGTGGAATCGCCCTGACAGCCGCCGGTTCGGTGGCCATGGGAAAAATGCCAAAACAGGCAGTGTCGGAGCTGTCCCCGGATCTGAAGGACGCGGGAGGCCAGCGCTTGCCAGTCTATGGCGTGAAGAAGGCCATGTCGGTGGAAAGCCTTGCAACCCAGGGCGTGGAAGACAAGGCACAGCGCCTGCATGAGCTGGTTCAGACGCTGATGCATGATGTCATGCTGCTGCTGAGTGATCTGCCCCAGGGTAACGGTTGTGACATTGTGCTGAGCGCTCCGCTGCACTCGACAGAAGCGCAGCGCCTGATCCTTGAGCACATACGCAGTGCCATGATCAAAGGTGGGCTCGAGGCGTGCCTGGGCGATATTCGTCATGTTGCCAGTGGATGGGATCCGCATGCGGTGCTGGAGACAGGAGAGGAAGGTGGCCAGCCCTATGTGCTGTGGCTCAGTGTCGACTCGCTGCTCAATCGAGCAGGCGTCGCAGCGCTGCGCCAGCGCGGCATCCTGAGATCGCCGGAACAGCCGACCGGTGTCTGTCCGGGAGAAGCTGCCGTGGCACTGTTGATCCGGCGTATGCCCGAGGAAGAAGACGTGGACCTGAAAGGCTGGCAGCTTGATCGGGCTCAGGTCATGGAACGTCCACCACGGCCCAAGGGCCGTAACAGCAAAGCCACTGGTAGTGGTGATCTCGACAAGCTGCTCGAATTGCTCTGGCCCGAAGACAAGGTGCCTGAAGGGCCTTCCTGGGTCGTGGTGGATGCACTGAGAACGGCAGACAGCAGCCAGGAAGTATCGAATAGCTTGAGCGAACGCTGGCCAGGGCTGCACATCGTCACCGGTGGCCTCAGCGTAGCCAACTGGTGTGGCTGGCCGGGAGAGGCACTGACAGCACTTCAACTGATATTGGCAATGGCCGATCTGCCTGCCGAAGACAGTGCGCTGGTGCTCAATGTATGTGAAGACAAGCTCGCTCGCGCCTTGGTACTGCAAACCTGTGCGCAGCCCCCGGAGCCTGAACAAGAGACCGCAGGCACTGCTGGCAAGGAGAACTGAACAACATGGCAGAACGCAAGAACGTATCCTCGTCTGGCTTGCTGGACAGCATGCTGTCGTCGTTTGACGTATCGCTGTCGCAAGAGCAACGCCTGCTGCAGCTGTCCTTGGCCAGCACCGACCTGATTCCCCACCGGCTGGTGGGTGAAGAGCGCTTGTCGCAGCCTTTCTCTTATGTCCTGGATTGTGTCTCCCAGCGCGGCGATATCGAGCTCAAGAGCCTGATCGCGCAGCCTGCCGAGCTGAGCGTACGCCAGGCCGATGGCCATTATCGCCGGCTGTCGGGCCTGGTGGAGTCGGCCGCCATCCTGGGTGAGGATGGCGGAGTATTTTATTATCAGGTGACGCTGGTGCCGTGGCTGGCGATGCTGCAGCTGGGCCTCGACAGCCGTATCTTCCAGGACAAGAACGTTGTCGAGATTCTCGAGGCGATGTTCGAGCCTCTGGCCATTGCCCAGGGGCGCTGGCGTTTCGACTTGCGCCGCGAGTATCCACCGCGCTCGTTCGAGGCTCAGTATCGCGAATCGGACTACCACTTCATCAGTCGCCTGATCGAGCAAGAAGGTATCTGGTGGTATGCAGAGCATGCCACTGAAGATGACGATTTCAGCGGCCATCGCATCGTGTTCACCGACGACCCGGCGACCTGCTCTGCGGTGGCACCGCAGACCATTCGCTTTCATCGCCAGGCGGCCACCGAAACGGAAGATACCATCACCCAATGGGCCGGCAGGCGCCGCCAGCAGCCCAACCGGGTCAGCTTGGGCACCTTCGATTACAAGCAGCCGCGGCTGGAGAAGCGTACTGGGCTGGACACCATTCGTGAGCAGGGCAACCTGCCGGATGTCGAGGTCTACGATTACCCCGGCGAATACCACTATCGTGACTATACGCGAGGCGAACGCCTGACGGTCAATCGCCTGGAAGCTCTGGAATCTCAGGCCAAGCGCTTTCAGGGCGCGGGTGGAGCCCGCCAGCTACAGGCGGGCCAGTGGTTCGAGCTCAGCCAGCATGCTCGTCATGCCTCAAATTCCAAGAACAGGGGGCACGAGGATGAGCGCCAGTTCCTGGTGCTCGGCCTGACCATTCATGCGGAAAATGCCCTGCCGATCTCCACGCACCTGCGTACCTTGCCGGGCAGCCTGCAGCCTCAGTTGGAAAAGGCCCGCAAGGCCCATGGGCTGGAAGACGACAGCTATCACAAGGACGACTACCAGCAGGCCGGCACCGGCCATTATCTGGTCGATTTCGAGGCCCAGCGTCTCAGCCAGCCATATCGCTCGCCGCAGGTGCATCTGCCCACGCGGGTGGATGGCCCCCAGACGGCCATCGTCGTCGGCCCGGAGGACGAGGAGATTCACACCGATCACCTCAACCGCGTAAAGGTGCAGTTCCATTGGGACCGCCAGGGCCAGCGTAACGCCTATTCCAGTTGCTGGCTGCGCGCTTCATCGCCCAATGCCGGGGACGGTTGGGGCGGCGTGTTCGTACCGCGTATCGGCCAGGAGGTGATCGTTGAATTCCTGGAAGGCGATCCGGCAAGGCCCATCATCACTGGCCGGGTGTACAACGGCGACCAGACTCCCGAGTGGCACAGCAACGGCATTCTGTCTGGGTTCAAGACCAAGACCTATCGCGGCGGCAAGTTCAATGAGCTGGTATTCGATGATGCTACCGACCAGGAGCGGGTGCGGCTCAATTCCGAGTACGACAAGAGCCAGCTCAACCTCGGCTACCTGATTCACCAGAACGGCAATACCCGAGGTGCCTTCCGCGGCACCGGCTTCGAGCTGCGTTCCGATGCCTACGGTGCCATTCGTGCCAATCAGGGCCTGCTGTTGACCAGTTGGGGCCAGCCCGGCGCCGCGGGTGAACAGCTCGACCTGAAACCTGCCACCGAGCAGCTGCAGGGGGCGTATCGCCTGGCCGATGCACTGAGCGGCAGTGCCACCGAGCACAATGCCGAGGCCCTCGACGCACGCAGCAACCTCAAGCAGGCCGGTGACGACACCCAAGGCACATACGGAAGCGCAGAAACAGGGAGTGGCAGTGGCGCTACCACGTCGGATCAGTCCACTGCCCAGGGCGCCAGTCAGGCCGGACGCGGTGAAGCCACTCGGCTCAATGCTCCCTGGTTGCACCTGAGCTCGCCAGCAGGAATTGCCGTCAGCACCCCGGCATCGACCCACCTGGCCCAGGGCCAGTCATTGAGCGTGACCAGTGGCGAGGATATCAATCTGGCCGCAGGCAAGAGCCTGATAGCCGCCATCAGCGAAAAGCTGTCCCTGTTCGTGCAGAACGCCGGCATCAAGCTGTTCGCCGCCCGGGGCAAGGTCGATATTCAGGCCCAGAGCGATGAACTGGCCATGACCGCCGAGAAGGATGTCATCGTCACCTCCACCGAAGGCAAGGTACGCATCGATGCGGCCAATGAAGTCCTGCTCACCAGCGGCGGCGGCTATATCCGCATCAAGGACGGTGATATCCAGATTCACTGCCCGGGCAAGGTCGACGTCAAGGGCGCACAGCACAGCTTTGCCGGGCCTGCGAGCATGCAAGGCGACATGCCTGAACTGCCGGAGTTTGATGGTGAGCTGTGTCCCTTCAAGAAACAGGATGCTGCAAAGAGAGGGGCGGGCATCGTGGAAGGTTCAATGGAATGATGGCGGAGTTAAACGTAAAAGCCTCAACAGAGGTACTGATGACGACATTGGCCCGGTTTCCTGAACCGGGCAGGCTCTACCGTTTGGTCGACCCTTCCGATGCACCTGCGCGGGTGCTGTCACCCGAAGCCCTGGAAGAGTGCGGTTTGCTACGCAACCCTTTCTTTGCCGAGCCCCAGCAGCACCAGCTCTACCTGCAGCCAGTGAACACCCATGCCGATGAACTTCATCGCATGGTGGCCGAGGAGCATGCGGCATTACCTGGCAGCCGTGTAGAGCCTGTGGCTTTCTGTGGTTGGCTCTACTCCAGCGAACCCTTGTTTCGGGTAGTGGCCTATCTGGAAAGGCAGTTCAGAGTGATCAGCCCGGCAGGCCGCAACTGCCTGCTCAGATTCCAGGATCCCAGAGTCCTGGAACGGCTCGAAGACATTCTGGATGCCGAGCAACTGTCGCGTCTGCTGTGGCCCATTGATAGCTGGTGTTATTTCGACCATCTCGGAAAGCTGCGGGAACTCTTGCCACACAGAGAAAAGCGCAGGGCAGGCAAACTGCAATTGACGGAAAAACAGTGGCAGGCCATCAAGCGTATCGAGAGAGTCAACAAGGTGCTCGATAACTGGAACTCGCTGAAACCCGCACCTCCCCATGCGGCCTCTCCCGCAGATGTCGACCGGATGCTGGAGTATGCCGAACAAGCTGGCATCAACACGGGAGCGGACACGAATCTCTTTGCCATGCAGGGGCTTTTCTATGGCGCAGGCTTTCATCGTCATCCGATCATCCAGGCCATGTTGCGCAAAGTGGCAAGGGGAGAAAGCTACAGAATGCAGGCGAGACAACTCACACAGAATGACTGGGATGTCATAACCCGGGATGTGAAGGGAGTAGATTGATGGCGAAGGAATTTGATCCAGCCGGGCTGGATGCCGCAGCGTCAGCGGGAGAGTCTGCTGTGCTGGAGGATGGAAGGTGCCCGACATGTGAACGCAAGGGATTGCCGATTCTTCCCGTGCGGCTGGCCGTCTGCCAACGCACTTCCCTGAACAGTGGCATTCCTGAACTAGCGGCGGAACGGGTTGCAGCGTTTACCGACATCACCCTCGACAAGTCGCTGGAAAATGGCGAGGAGCGCACGCGAACGCTGTCCGATGAGGTCAAGGAAGAGATTACAGAAGCGCAGGGCGGCAAGGCCAATAAGTACATCCTGCGCCAGTTGCGACCGGGATATCTGTATTTTTACGACCCGTCGAATCCTGAGGGCTATCACTGGACCTCCTATGTGATCAATGAAGATGGCATGTATCGCTTCTTCTCGGTGCGTGACAACCCGCCATCGGTCAGTGATGCCGCCTTTGATTGCCGGGAAAAGGGTGAAGAGGAACAGAAGACCAAGGCGCTGAATGCCTGTGTCGTCACCCTGACTCACGTAGAAGCCATGCAGGATCTTTTCTACGCCTTCACCGAACACCCCTGGTCGAGAGAACACCGGAAAATGATCGAGGGCGATGCCGAGTGGCGTGAAGCCCACATGCAGAAGATCAACATTCCGGCATGGATCGCAGGGCAATCCCAGTCAGGAAATGGTCCTGGCTATGGCTTTACCATCGATGAACTGGACCAGGTCGCTGAGTTCAGTGATGGCGCTGCCGGCATGGAAAAGCATTTCTGGCCCAAGAGCGATCGCCAGCTGTTCACTCGCGAAGAGCTGCAGGAGGTCATGACGATACGTCTGTCTGCCGCTCCGCAAGGCATGAAGGACAAAGGTCTGATTCTCGCGGTCAAGGATGAACTAGGCGTCATCGAGGAACTGAATGCCTACCGGCATAATGCGTTGGGCATGGTAGATGAATTCCTGAAACAGGGCGACGGTGATAATCGCAGGAAGCTGGTTGCCATGCAGGCCATCGATGCCTTCAAGGAAAACTTCAAACGTGCTCATGTAGAGAGAGCCAACCAGCAGTATGAACAAGGTATCGAGTCTCTTGAGGAGGAGAGACGCCCGAGTGATGAAGCTATGGCCCGTTTGAATACCCAGATCGAAGAAGCAAGGGCATCGGGTAATGAACGTGAATTGGAGCGACTGGAGTCTCAGAAGTCACGGGCTGAACAGCTCAGGGAGCCACTTTTTGGTTTACAGGAAGACCGCCTGGAGCTGTTAAGGCATCATCGACTCAATAGCGCTGAAAACCTGGCGGACAGCCATGATCAGCAGTTGCTGGAATATTATGATGCCGCTGCACTGGAAGGTTTCAGAGAGGACTACTACAAGGAACTGGAGAAGAGCGAAGCGCTGATAGAAGTCCTCGATGCGGATTACGCCTTCTGGCTGCGTGATCATGTCAGACCCTTGATGGATCGTTACAGCAAAACCGACTATGAGACTGGCTTGCGCCTGAGTAGCCTTCTTTCCAACGGTCTGCGCGGTGGCATTCTTGCACCGGCAAGTGCTTCCGTATGGATGCTGTGGGCCAGAGAACTGGATGGCGAAGACTCTCTGTTGAGACGAATGCTGTTTCTCAATATGCAGGACATGGCCAGCCAATCGCTCAGCGACCGGCAGTCACTTGGAGATGGCGACTTTTTCGGTAGGGAAGCGTTACTTGGCTGGGCGGAGCGCTTTGCTGAAAAAGATGAGGCACTACCTGCTGGGCAGCGGGAGGAACGGGCGAACAAGTATCAGACCA carries:
- the tssM gene encoding type VI secretion system membrane subunit TssM, with the translated sequence MNRLKYYFVKYRPYVLGVAFFLLIFVIWGLGALMGFSSLDSLLVGIVVFLVVSALYLLLLYRGVGDKKDDVESLLIQNADDAVLGAAPEDREEVSLLRERLLNALERMKKGQGGKGRKRDLLYRLPWYLVIGQPAVGKSTLVYRSGLDFPFADRESARVAGVGGTRHCDWFFSSEAVLLDTAGRYISDEEEAGKWRAFLDLLKRYRPRRPLNGLIVAVSADELIDSSASQRDVLARRLRERIQETHELLGTVLPIYLVFTKSDLIPGFRQFHEQLDPAQREEVLGMSFPHQDFANADWRQRFSTALKRMVVRCQAIGTQRLIEGDIQHTRAEPAALEFPLELRALSPLLSDFVGALLQSNPYQSSPLLRGFYFTSALSDGQPALGEHAQNVERRFALSGARPASANRDGKSLFVKGLFSQVILPDQHLVGLYAGPNGARRRQLRWCWAAGAAALALCIAWGVSFFHNADELSAIDATLAQAKASDTDHTAYTQWETLDALRGVAQTYSQRHEQGVPWSMGFGLYQGDEVEPVIRDTYFTRLKRDMLDPVADNLNQSLFVLPTIPVYRSGEGQRMTAIDIESVEPNALPPDNSPQALAGFGNATLGTYLELSRTPRDKIDADLLRAHLPDYWYPSITQARDGQRDPRDLGYASRQIDFYAEQVHADDVPRIDDNAFLISSSRNYIDGLLDRSLRTVETITLESDTLFAFGRADFAGLQGEGQRQLNRIAERLSNTPNVGRITITGHADQIGSASANKRLSLERAQTIRTYLIGKGLAPELVEAVGAGNERPLVQCDGSMSRTDRIRCLAPNRRVEIEVRALN
- a CDS encoding Hcp family type VI secretion system effector; protein product: MAFDAYLKIDGIPGESLDANHKDWIELLSFEFGASQATSATASSAGGASAERVNVSDFAISKFIDKASPKLFEACCRGQHIKEITLHVNRAGGDQVRYLEVKLEEVIVSSTEMEGMSSFSQNAAGGATDSVHDSRHDLPSEAIKFNFARIKVTYTQQKRQDGQGGGNITGGWDRTRNRVYS
- the tssA gene encoding type VI secretion system protein TssA, with the translated sequence MADEWDREALLAPIGDNGAGEDLSFSLLMDQIKEARRADPTYLSQGEWQADLKKSDWNEVIALSTDGLAYQSKDLVLAGWLCEGLSHRHHFVGMAYGLGVVTALCERYWESLFPTLEDGEEERVGRLMWLDNTLAGMVGDIPLLEGQGYGLNRYEESRQVENLARNDVDAMDTALSEGKINAEIFQRSVVLTETDFFKQRHDEIQRCQQALEALDQALTEHLGDQTPAFTQLTVVLGDCTRLIERVLGERGVSLGGESGEGNESAASSVETAVEHPRVAPAAPAKQASAGAALRTVPQSREEAFEMLNGVAQFFKGSEPHSPVPYLVERAVRWGRMPLEEWLRDVIREDHIIDSIRDTLGTQRRDED
- a CDS encoding type VI secretion system Vgr family protein, with product MAERKNVSSSGLLDSMLSSFDVSLSQEQRLLQLSLASTDLIPHRLVGEERLSQPFSYVLDCVSQRGDIELKSLIAQPAELSVRQADGHYRRLSGLVESAAILGEDGGVFYYQVTLVPWLAMLQLGLDSRIFQDKNVVEILEAMFEPLAIAQGRWRFDLRREYPPRSFEAQYRESDYHFISRLIEQEGIWWYAEHATEDDDFSGHRIVFTDDPATCSAVAPQTIRFHRQAATETEDTITQWAGRRRQQPNRVSLGTFDYKQPRLEKRTGLDTIREQGNLPDVEVYDYPGEYHYRDYTRGERLTVNRLEALESQAKRFQGAGGARQLQAGQWFELSQHARHASNSKNRGHEDERQFLVLGLTIHAENALPISTHLRTLPGSLQPQLEKARKAHGLEDDSYHKDDYQQAGTGHYLVDFEAQRLSQPYRSPQVHLPTRVDGPQTAIVVGPEDEEIHTDHLNRVKVQFHWDRQGQRNAYSSCWLRASSPNAGDGWGGVFVPRIGQEVIVEFLEGDPARPIITGRVYNGDQTPEWHSNGILSGFKTKTYRGGKFNELVFDDATDQERVRLNSEYDKSQLNLGYLIHQNGNTRGAFRGTGFELRSDAYGAIRANQGLLLTSWGQPGAAGEQLDLKPATEQLQGAYRLADALSGSATEHNAEALDARSNLKQAGDDTQGTYGSAETGSGSGATTSDQSTAQGASQAGRGEATRLNAPWLHLSSPAGIAVSTPASTHLAQGQSLSVTSGEDINLAAGKSLIAAISEKLSLFVQNAGIKLFAARGKVDIQAQSDELAMTAEKDVIVTSTEGKVRIDAANEVLLTSGGGYIRIKDGDIQIHCPGKVDVKGAQHSFAGPASMQGDMPELPEFDGELCPFKKQDAAKRGAGIVEGSME
- a CDS encoding DUF4123 domain-containing protein, producing MTTLARFPEPGRLYRLVDPSDAPARVLSPEALEECGLLRNPFFAEPQQHQLYLQPVNTHADELHRMVAEEHAALPGSRVEPVAFCGWLYSSEPLFRVVAYLERQFRVISPAGRNCLLRFQDPRVLERLEDILDAEQLSRLLWPIDSWCYFDHLGKLRELLPHREKRRAGKLQLTEKQWQAIKRIERVNKVLDNWNSLKPAPPHAASPADVDRMLEYAEQAGINTGADTNLFAMQGLFYGAGFHRHPIIQAMLRKVARGESYRMQARQLTQNDWDVITRDVKGVD
- a CDS encoding T6SS effector BTH_I2691 family protein, whose amino-acid sequence is MAKEFDPAGLDAAASAGESAVLEDGRCPTCERKGLPILPVRLAVCQRTSLNSGIPELAAERVAAFTDITLDKSLENGEERTRTLSDEVKEEITEAQGGKANKYILRQLRPGYLYFYDPSNPEGYHWTSYVINEDGMYRFFSVRDNPPSVSDAAFDCREKGEEEQKTKALNACVVTLTHVEAMQDLFYAFTEHPWSREHRKMIEGDAEWREAHMQKINIPAWIAGQSQSGNGPGYGFTIDELDQVAEFSDGAAGMEKHFWPKSDRQLFTREELQEVMTIRLSAAPQGMKDKGLILAVKDELGVIEELNAYRHNALGMVDEFLKQGDGDNRRKLVAMQAIDAFKENFKRAHVERANQQYEQGIESLEEERRPSDEAMARLNTQIEEARASGNERELERLESQKSRAEQLREPLFGLQEDRLELLRHHRLNSAENLADSHDQQLLEYYDAAALEGFREDYYKELEKSEALIEVLDADYAFWLRDHVRPLMDRYSKTDYETGLRLSSLLSNGLRGGILAPASASVWMLWARELDGEDSLLRRMLFLNMQDMASQSLSDRQSLGDGDFFGREALLGWAERFAEKDEALPAGQREERANKYQTTMPLLVSVAGNSLSALAINECHHTCVAGGNSALKSFLRYTQLIYVGDPDVWQGNKSLPLMQKVTLTKGEYHAWLTYISEHVTKASGKRLNVDDALPFIEGTGGNFAVNSEDNDALISVALPVFDEQGNALDIFDAKDVGKRSDDLWQNARDVTAKIVGEKPMNKTIAAGLVTWNAVGTVWDELTGEADADMLKLSGAIVNLGTSSMQLIEEYAVIRTAAVGPSGSAAANWVGSGAWALAKPVLSVAAGVLSIVDGFKKLSEAAHGKRLGIPDSLISRRELVGGATIAGGVLGLIGLAVPALGIPAVGIIIGIVMLVIAFAFVELVAPSVGMWINRSILGYHRGQVEEFKSADEERASLDMVFRGVTVELTWENALNAGPAVMPHMMPAEQQPARVSGYPAIAGQNEPEYTAKRIALKVTVPKLDEVYIALSLDGNVGEKERPENLYRYELKKEKGNSGLAILEAGKDPESNVAPISINTKDDSYSIEIVRTRDNSTLGNGVRLSVVFQGAGVDNERKQDVFTIHF